The window ACAAATATGGTGCTAAACCTTGTTTTCATTCCCAAATTTGGCGGACTGGGTTCCGCTATTGCGTTTTTAGGGACTACCTTATTACAATGCGGCCTGTTGTATAAACTTGTTTACCGGCAAATTATGGCCATATCATTAAAGCCGTTTTTTCTGTTTGCCACTATTGCCGCCGTGGTTTATTTATTGGTTTTATGGCTAAATACCTCATTTTTTATAAGCCTGCCAATTGCTTTGGTAGTTTATATTTTAGGGGGTATTTTAAGCAGGCAAATAACCAGGCAGCACCTGTATAACTTTAAAAATTTTTTATCCTGATGAACATACTATACCTGTGCGATGAGTATCCTCCCGGTCAGCACGGGGGCATAGGCAGTGCGGTACAGTTAATGGCCCGGCAAATGGCGGCAATGGGCTATACGGTTGTGGTTGCAGGGTTGTACACCCCGGGTTACGGCGGCGAAGATGAATTTTGGGATGAAGGGGTAAAAGTTTACCGCTTCCGCCTGGAGCTTGACGGAAGATTTTTTGAAAAGCGCAGCCGACTAATGGTACGCATAGTTACCCGGTTACTTAAAGATACCGGACTTATGCAACGGGATATCCGTAAAAGACTGCCTGAATTTAAAGACCGGCTGGAAGAAATTATTGACCGGTACCATATCGACCTGGTTGAAATGCCTGACTATAATGATTATATAAAGTTTTGTACATCGTATCTGCCCTTTCCTAAACTATCGGTGCCTGTGATAGTGAAGTTGCATGGCTCAATAACCTATACCAGGCAGGTAACAAAACTACCGCCCGCACATATTATTAAAATGGAGCAGGATATTTTAAATCAGGCGGTGGCGGTTGTTGGTGTAAGCGAGTATATGGCCCGGGAAAGCGCTAAATATTTATCGTACACAAAAGCTATTGAGGTAATATATAACGGAATAGATACGGATATTGCTATTGATATAACAAGAAATACAGAGCAAGTTATTTATACCGGTACCCTTGTAGCCTCGAAAGGGATATATCAATTAGCCAAGGCATGGAACCTGGTAAATAAAGCCGTCCCCGGTGCACGGTTAATAATTTGCGGCAGGGGAGACCAGAGAAAGGTAATTTCTTATTTATCAAACGAGGCTAAAAAAACAGTGACCTTTACCGGGCATATTACTAAACAGGCTTTATTTAAGCATTTATCATCTTCGGTAATAAGCGTGTTCCCTTCCTATTCCGAAGCTTTTGCCCTGGCGCCGTTAGAAGCTATGGCTTGCGGTACAGCCGTCATTAATACCAAGCGCACATCAGGACCTGAATTAATTGAAGATAAGATAGATGGCTTATTGGTAGATCCGGATGATGTTGAACAAATAGCTTCCTCTATCATCTCTCTTTTAAATAACCCTGACGTATGTAAAACCCTGGCAGTAAGGGGTAATAAAAAAGTAAAGGCGCAGTTTGATATCAAAACTATAGCCCAACAGCATGTTGAGTTTTACAAACGTATATTACAGCTTGATTTATAAAAGCTAAGACGTTTGCTTTATTTGCGGGTACATGTATAACAGGTTATCGCTTTGGTAAGTTTTTTGGATAGGCATACTTTCTAACTGATACAGGTGATGGTACTTAAGCCAAGTGTGTCTGGCGGTATTTTTGGCAATGCACCATCCTTCCCAACCATCTAAAAAGCCCAGGTATAAGCAATAGTTCCGCAAGAAATTAAAAGCAGGGGAAAGGTATAATTTAATAAAATTACTTTTTTTACCAATGTGGTAGTATTTTTTTGCGCTCAGCAAAGCATAGTGTAAAGCCTTTTCCCGGCACTCTTTCTCGTTTTTAACCGAATAATGATGTATAAAACCCGCAAGGGTTTTTTGTTTGGTGCCTTTGGGGAATAGCAAAGTTTCGTGTACGGGCAATTCCGACCATTTTACCGTACCGCGATGGAATAAGCGCACGTGATGGTCGCGGCCCCAACTACCGAAACTGATCAGCTTATCGCCAAAATAAGTTTTAAACCTGATGTTATAAACAGTATCAGGGTTGTTATAATGCAGGTGATGGAGCGCTGTAACCAGCTCTTCGTCAATTATTTCATCCGCATCAATACTTAATATCCAATTGTACCGGGCGCAGGCTATGCCTTTGTTTTTGTTAGCGCCGTAACCGTCCCAATTTTTTTGGAATACCCGGCATCCGTATTCAGTTGCTATTTTGCCGGTATCATCGCTGCTGCCATTATCAATAATTACAATATCATCGGTAATTAACCGAGCCATTGCAACACTGCGTTGAATAACGTCAGCCTCGTTCTTTGTAATAATGACAACTGAAACAGGAACCATAATGAAGTTAGATTTTATTAGATAGTTAAGCAAATGAAAGACCGCTTATCTATTTAATATATCGGATGGATGGCTTACAGGGTTGCCTGTGGCATGCAGCAAGGCGGGATTATTTTTTATTTTGCTCGTCCCACGCTTTAAAATTAGCCGTTTTACCCTCTACGCTATTATTACATGCTGCATTGGGGCATAACACAATCCAGGTATAGGCATCCTGCGCAACAACAGGTCTGCGGCCGCATTTTATACAATTAGCTACCATAAAGTTATCCTGTATTTTATAAGTGGTTACACTCATTTGGTTTTATATAATGTGTATATTTATATTTAACACGTGTAAACGGCGGTTACGGTTGCTTACAAATTATTCAAATACGGCTTCATAAATTGATTAGGAATATCTAAATAGTTCCCTGCGAAAAATAAATTATAACCAAGGCAACCTTTTAAACCATGTTTCCGTGATAATGATATTAATGATCGATAAACGCATTACTTAAGGGGATTCCCCATATGACAGAGGAAGATTTACATCAACTGATCAGAGGCTGCGCTAAGCAGGATAGAAAATGCCAAAAAATGCTGTACAAAGCTTTTTATGGCTTTGCTATGGGTATTTGCTTAAGATATGCGGGTAACAGGGACGAGGCTGCAGAAGTGATGAACCAGGGATTTTTTAAAGTATTTACACATATAGACAGGTACGATCATGATCGACCTTTTAAAGCATGGCTGGGCCGCATTATGATGAATGCTTCTATAGACCATTACCGGGCCAACTTGAAAATGGCCTATACGGATGACCTGGATAAAGCTGAACATATTAGCGACGGGGAACTGGCCGATAAAAAATTAAGTTACGATGAGCTTTTAGCCATGGTACAATTGTTACCCCAGGCCTACAGAACAGTATTTAACTTATTTGCAATTGAAGGTTATGGGCATGATGAAATTGGCGAAATGCTTGGCATTAGCGCCGGGACATCAAAATCAAACCTGCACAAAGCACGACAAAAACTAAAACAAATGATATTAAAAGCCGACCAGCCATATACAGACCGTGGCGACGGTAAAATGACCTATTCATCTGTTGTAGCAATAAATTCAACAGATATGAACGGGGTATTCTTTAACAGGGGAATCAGGATATGAGCGCGGAAGAGAAAAATAAACTGGATGAGCTATTTAAAAGCGGGCTGGATGTTCCGGACACCCACTTTGAATATAATGACCAGGATTGGGATGACCTTGAGGAACTTATGGGGGACCGCAAGCGCCCGCGTATTATTGCATTTTGGCTGCCTGTTCTTAGCGGGGTAGCCGCATTATTGCTATTGGTTTTGGGCTGGTGGTTTTTTAAACCAGCGCCGATAGATACCCAGCAGGTTGCCATTAATAAAAAACCGGTGACCCAGGCGCCTGTAAATAATTCAAACGGTACCGCAACTAAAGCTGACAGTGCCAATGGACTGGCTGTTCACACAACTGCTCCGCAACAAGTTAAACAGGAGTTTGCAAAACAAAAGCCTGCCTATACTAAAGTGTTGCACTCACCCCCACATTACTTTGCTATTGTAGATCCTTCTGTTACTAAACAACCAGTTAGTGACAACAACAAAGTGGCTCCTGTTAACCCGGTACAGCAAAACAACCCGGAAGTTATCGCTAATAATACGTCCCCAAAAAATAATGCGGTGAATACTGAGAATACCGTTAATTCAGCGACATCAGGAAACACCGATAACGCCAACGCGAAAGTTATTGCTAAAGTAACCGACGAGCCCGCTACCTCAGTTGCAAATGAGAAGCCTAAGAAGGTAAAAACTGTAATAAGTGGGCATAAAGGGCCACAATTTGGATTGGCGATGCTGCTATCGCCTGATATTAACGGGGCCGGATCATTCCAGGATGCAAAGGTGGGCACCAATATTGGTTTACTGTTTTCGGTATCAATTAAAAAGCTGACCATAAGTACCGGGGCGGCATATGCTAAAAAGCCTTATCTCACCAAGTTTGACAATTACTATACCGCATATAAGTTTAAAACCGACCCGCAACAGGTAAGTGCCGATTGCCGTGTGTTAGATATCCCTTTAAATATTGATTACCAGGTATATCATAAAAGCAAAAATTCATTTAGCATAGGGACGGGGTTATCATCGTACATTATGCTGAAGGAAACTTATAATTACGATTATGCTGTTCCGGGCACAACCGGCCCGTCAAGCGTTACTTTTATAAACAGGCACCAGCATATTTTAGGGGTGTTGAATTTAGATGCTACCTATGCGCACCAGTTGAATGATAAATTCAGTATCGCGGCACAGCCATATTTAAAAATACCACTAACAGATATTGGTAACAGTCGGGTGAAATTACAATCGGCAGGGGTGGCTGTAGGACTGCGCTGGAATATTAATAAATAGGATATTAAGTATTGAAATAGTTTTTGAGAATTGTGATAGAATGGTTTAAGTAGGGAAAAGCCCGGTAGTAAAATATCGGGCTTTCTCTTTATGTTAAGGTAACCGTTTCTGCTTGTTCACGATTAGTTGGTTTACGGTGCCACCACGAGGCCAGCACCGATCCTGTAATATTCATTACCGGGCCAAAAATAGCGGGAGCAAGGCCTACGGTAGCTATTTTACCCATACCTTTAGCCAGGCCCGATGCAAGGCCACCGTTTTGCATGCCTACTTCAATAGCCATTGTACGGCAATCGCGCTCGCTCATCCTGAATAACCTTCCCGACCAATACCCTAAGCTGTAACCCAGTAAATTATGTACAAGCACCAGAAATATCAGTAAAGGGCCAATGGTTAACAAACTGTTGCGGCCGGCCGATATAATGATCAGGATGATAATGGCTATACCCGCCATGGAAACTACCGGCAGCGCTTTATCCAACCATTTTACCTTTCCGTGTAGAAAATGATTGAAAACCAATCCGGCACCTATAGGCATTATTACCATTTTAATAATATCCCACATCATGCTCAGCACATTTATTTCAATAAAGCTGCCGGCCAGTAATTTAATAAGCAGCGGGGTAAGCAATGGTGATAACAGCGTAGACACAGCGGTAATAGTAATAGATAACGCCAGGTTTGCTTTAGCCAGGTACGATATAACGTTGGAAGCCATACCATTTGGCGAACAGCCGATCAGCACTATGCCCGCGGCTATTTCCGGCTGGAAGCCGCTTAAATGGGCCAGCGTAAAGCCAATTAGAGGCATAATTACAAAATGACTGCCCACGCCGATAAAAACGCCGCGCGGGTTTTTAAGTACGCCGGCAAAATCATGCACGCTCATAGAAGTACCCATGCCAAACATAATTACCTGCAATAGCGGCGTAATAAGGTTGGACAGTTTATAACCGTTAAGATCAACAAAGTGTGCCGGATAATATAACGCCAAAGCTACGGCCGCAAATATGATGATAGTATAAGTAAAGCCTTTTAGTGTAGCGCTGCCGCTGAAACCCACGGCCAGTAATAAAAAGAAAAGAATAATTGCCGGCCCGCCATTGCTAATATGGCCGGTACCTATCAATATAAAAAACACAATCAGGCAGGCTATAGCCGCACCGAAAGCCAGGGTATATAAATTAGCTTTTTTCAATTATTGCCGATAAATGGTTTACCCGTTAAAGATATTCATTTCCGGCAAAAAATAATGTTGTGCCTGTTGCAGCTTTACGAAGCCCTTTCAGGGAAAGTTGTGGGAGTATTACTCCTGATCTTTAAGTTTCGGTTTTTCGGGTGGGGTAGAAGTGATCTCGCCAAATTCATTCACATAAGCCATCATGTTTTCCAATCCGCCGCCTGCAGAGTTTTCTTTGCGTTCCTGCTTGCGTTCCGCCTTTTCATTTTTCTTTTTTTTACGGTTAGCGTCTAATTGTTTTTTCATGAAGGATGCTTGTGATTTAGCCATATGCTGATGTGGGATTACGTGAATAAGAATATGAAGAATAAAAAAGCACCCCGATTATCGGGGTGCTTACGATTAAATTTTATAGTGGTTTAAAGTACTTTTACATTTATCGCGTTGATACCTTTTTTGCCGTTTTCAACCTCGTAAGATACTTGGTCGTTCTCACGGATTTCGTCAATAAGGCCTGTAGAGTGAACAAATACGTCCTGGCCACCTGCTGTAGGTGTAATAAAGCCGAAACCTTTTGTTCCGTTAAAAAATTTTACTGTTCCTTGTGTTTGCATTATATTGTTTTTTACTAAGCGGGCAAGGTAGGTATAATAAATGGGGTATTTTTACTTTTGGTTAAACTATTTAAATAAATTTTAAATAAAGGGATTTAGAGGCGACGACATTATTGAATTTTTGATCAGCGTTAAAAGCGTCATAACCAATTGGAATCCGCTGCAAAAAGCTCAATAATTATTTATTATTATCTATAATTATCTAAAATGTTTAAAAAGGGCAAAGTAATTATTCAGATTATTAGGTAAACAAGTTGATTATTTCACTACATAATTCTTTACTGCATTAACCGGTTCACCGGTATCGGTAACCCCTTGCACAATTACGCGTACCGTTGTTTTTGGATCAGCGTTATAGAAACTAACCTTTGCAGATCCTGTGGCATCTGTCTTAACCATAGGTTCCCAATGTATGGTATTCCTCATATCAGGCTTAGATGAATCGAAGCCTGTACTATTATGTATGGGTTTGTAAAAGGTGCGTGCTTCATAATATCCCTGAATGTTAGCTGTGGTTATCCCGCCGTTGTTCTTTTGCAAAGCACCGGGTTTTAAAGTAAGATAAATTATAAAAATAAAGTTTATCCCGCCACTTTTGGCCCCTAACACTGTATTGCCCATTATGTTTGCCTGCTGGTTGCCGCCAATTTTAGGGGCTTTTAATCCGGCCATTAATCGCTTTATCACTACTTTCTCCACAACATTCATAGGCAAATTGAGGTAGGAATTATAATAATGCTCTAATATATCAGCGTCATCTTCGTCAGTAAAAGGGACCTCTGTATTGTCAACTATAATTCTGGGCTTATAAGTATGGCCATCAGCAAAAAAAACAATATTATCCCCATTAGGGTCGGGTTTTGCTTGTTTGGAAGCGTACAGTATATAAGCCTTCAAACTTTTAAAGGTCAAATCGTCGGCTTTAACGTTTAATACCTCATCAGGGTAACCGCTAGTTACTGCAATCTGGTCGCGCAGGGTAATATTGTGGGTGCCCCTTATTTTTACCTCTTTCAAGTTGGTCACGCTGTCCAAACCTTTTATCAAAGGCGCGCGCCTGGCCACTTCTGCTATAAGTTGCGGGTTTACATCCTGGTTGGATTTAACACCGGCTTTATTAACGGACAGACTATGCGTAGCCAGGGAGTCAAGTTCGATAATGCCATTTGCTTCACCTTTAACATCACGGGTAGATACACGAACGTTTTGTTCGCCAAATAACTGTAAATTATCAAAGTAATAATTACCTGAAGCGTCTGTTTGTGTAAAGAACAACTTTTGCCCGCTTGCCCTGGGCGCCGATAGCGTAACATTTGCTGCGGCAACAGGCGCCTTGTTCGATTCCTTTTTTACCCGGCCGTTCAGCGTAAAGCCCTGCTCGGGTAAATAGGATATATTAATGGGTGCATCGGCCAGCCGCTTCCAAACAAAATCGCGCCAGCCCTGGGTAAGTAATAACAGGTCTAATTGCTTTACCCTATTTATGTTAGTGGTATCAAAATAACGTTCGGCATGTTCAATATTACCTTTTATTTCAGATTGCAGCATAAAATAAGCGGCAATATTGCTGCGCTCTACCGGATTAAGCCCTGCATCCACCACCGCTACCGAAAGGTTGCCGTTAACCGGATGGTTTTTAGCATCTGTAATCTTGATGTTTACATTAACCCGTTCCCTTGGTTTGTAAACGGGTTTATCTAAACCAATAGCAAATTTAACAGTGTTTGTGGAGCGATCAATATATATTAAGCGCTCACAATTGGGTTTATGCTGATCATCATATAAGGTAAATGCAGCTATTCCTTCAGGCAAAATATCCTGGGGTATTTTAACCGATACCTGGTTGCCAGTTAATTGTATCTGCTGATCAATTACGGTGCTCCCCGCGTGTTTAGCTGATAAAGTAAACGGTTTACCAGCCAGGGATGCAGCCGTCGCCTTATCGCAACTGATAGTTATATATAATAAAGTGTCCTTTTTTGCAATTTTTAGGGCTAACCCGTTCGCTAAAGCCGCAGGTAATTGAGCAGTGATATTTTGCCCCTGGTATTTGATGGTGCCATGATAGCTTTGTCCCGCGAATGGGAGTAGCGCAAATGCACCCATACCTAACGAATCACAACTAAAATGCGCCACGGTATCGCCTGCGGCAGAAATAATTGCTCCAGCAGCCGGTATGCCTTTACCTTGTGCGTTCTCGGCCCTAACCGCTACAATCGAACTAATTTCGTTCACCAGCGAACCGCCTTCAGGAAAAAAACGGAGGGCAGGCTGTGAAAGAATAGAGGTAGATGTTCGATTTTTCTCAGCTTGTATTGAAGTGACCGCTCTTTTGCCTGTTGCTTCTGTATTTCCAGTTATGGTAACCGGTTTTTCAAAAATAAAATTATCGCCGAAGTTGCGCATCCAGTTAGTATAGGCCCTTAATCTATAATTGCCGGCAGGCAGTTTGGGTTTAATTGAAAAATCGCCTTTGGCTATTCCATCCTCTAAATAGACGATCTCTTTACTCACTATACTATCACCGGGTGCAATAAGTTCAACATACAGGTTTTTACTGGTGCCTATCAAATGGTTATCGCGTGCATTAATTACGTATGCTTTAAACCACAGGTCTTCGCCCGGTGCATATAAGGCCCTGTCGGTATGTATATATACCTTTTCAAAAAACAGCTTCATTTTGTTTTGAACGGGCGGCGGCGTTTGTGCCAATGCACTGACTGATATAAACAGGAGAGCAAGAGCAAATTGATGTTTAAGGTAATTCATGGTAAATGAGGGTTATAATAGTAAGGGTATCTTTATACAAATCTGATAAACATTTATAATAGTATTGTTTATGACTTCGTAATTCAGGATAGGGCAGGATAGTTGTTTTAAATTGTTGTTTATATCTTTAATTCATAATAAGGGGATAACCAAAATCATTCCGACACGAATTACCCTGTATAAACCAATTTTATAAACCAGTACCGAATATGAGTAAATTTTTACAAAACCAATTAGTGGGCAGGTTGTGCATAAGCAATCAAGTATCTGTCAA of the Mucilaginibacter boryungensis genome contains:
- a CDS encoding RNA polymerase sigma factor; the encoded protein is MTEEDLHQLIRGCAKQDRKCQKMLYKAFYGFAMGICLRYAGNRDEAAEVMNQGFFKVFTHIDRYDHDRPFKAWLGRIMMNASIDHYRANLKMAYTDDLDKAEHISDGELADKKLSYDELLAMVQLLPQAYRTVFNLFAIEGYGHDEIGEMLGISAGTSKSNLHKARQKLKQMILKADQPYTDRGDGKMTYSSVVAINSTDMNGVFFNRGIRI
- a CDS encoding glycosyltransferase family 4 protein; amino-acid sequence: MNILYLCDEYPPGQHGGIGSAVQLMARQMAAMGYTVVVAGLYTPGYGGEDEFWDEGVKVYRFRLELDGRFFEKRSRLMVRIVTRLLKDTGLMQRDIRKRLPEFKDRLEEIIDRYHIDLVEMPDYNDYIKFCTSYLPFPKLSVPVIVKLHGSITYTRQVTKLPPAHIIKMEQDILNQAVAVVGVSEYMARESAKYLSYTKAIEVIYNGIDTDIAIDITRNTEQVIYTGTLVASKGIYQLAKAWNLVNKAVPGARLIICGRGDQRKVISYLSNEAKKTVTFTGHITKQALFKHLSSSVISVFPSYSEAFALAPLEAMACGTAVINTKRTSGPELIEDKIDGLLVDPDDVEQIASSIISLLNNPDVCKTLAVRGNKKVKAQFDIKTIAQQHVEFYKRILQLDL
- a CDS encoding bile acid:sodium symporter family protein, encoding MKKANLYTLAFGAAIACLIVFFILIGTGHISNGGPAIILFFLLLAVGFSGSATLKGFTYTIIIFAAVALALYYPAHFVDLNGYKLSNLITPLLQVIMFGMGTSMSVHDFAGVLKNPRGVFIGVGSHFVIMPLIGFTLAHLSGFQPEIAAGIVLIGCSPNGMASNVISYLAKANLALSITITAVSTLLSPLLTPLLIKLLAGSFIEINVLSMMWDIIKMVIMPIGAGLVFNHFLHGKVKWLDKALPVVSMAGIAIIILIIISAGRNSLLTIGPLLIFLVLVHNLLGYSLGYWSGRLFRMSERDCRTMAIEVGMQNGGLASGLAKGMGKIATVGLAPAIFGPVMNITGSVLASWWHRKPTNREQAETVTLT
- a CDS encoding glycosyltransferase family 2 protein, with amino-acid sequence MVPVSVVIITKNEADVIQRSVAMARLITDDIVIIDNGSSDDTGKIATEYGCRVFQKNWDGYGANKNKGIACARYNWILSIDADEIIDEELVTALHHLHYNNPDTVYNIRFKTYFGDKLISFGSWGRDHHVRLFHRGTVKWSELPVHETLLFPKGTKQKTLAGFIHHYSVKNEKECREKALHYALLSAKKYYHIGKKSNFIKLYLSPAFNFLRNYCLYLGFLDGWEGWCIAKNTARHTWLKYHHLYQLESMPIQKTYQSDNLLYMYPQIKQTS
- a CDS encoding cold-shock protein is translated as MQTQGTVKFFNGTKGFGFITPTAGGQDVFVHSTGLIDEIRENDQVSYEVENGKKGINAINVKVL
- a CDS encoding MG2 domain-containing protein encodes the protein MNYLKHQFALALLFISVSALAQTPPPVQNKMKLFFEKVYIHTDRALYAPGEDLWFKAYVINARDNHLIGTSKNLYVELIAPGDSIVSKEIVYLEDGIAKGDFSIKPKLPAGNYRLRAYTNWMRNFGDNFIFEKPVTITGNTEATGKRAVTSIQAEKNRTSTSILSQPALRFFPEGGSLVNEISSIVAVRAENAQGKGIPAAGAIISAAGDTVAHFSCDSLGMGAFALLPFAGQSYHGTIKYQGQNITAQLPAALANGLALKIAKKDTLLYITISCDKATAASLAGKPFTLSAKHAGSTVIDQQIQLTGNQVSVKIPQDILPEGIAAFTLYDDQHKPNCERLIYIDRSTNTVKFAIGLDKPVYKPRERVNVNIKITDAKNHPVNGNLSVAVVDAGLNPVERSNIAAYFMLQSEIKGNIEHAERYFDTTNINRVKQLDLLLLTQGWRDFVWKRLADAPINISYLPEQGFTLNGRVKKESNKAPVAAANVTLSAPRASGQKLFFTQTDASGNYYFDNLQLFGEQNVRVSTRDVKGEANGIIELDSLATHSLSVNKAGVKSNQDVNPQLIAEVARRAPLIKGLDSVTNLKEVKIRGTHNITLRDQIAVTSGYPDEVLNVKADDLTFKSLKAYILYASKQAKPDPNGDNIVFFADGHTYKPRIIVDNTEVPFTDEDDADILEHYYNSYLNLPMNVVEKVVIKRLMAGLKAPKIGGNQQANIMGNTVLGAKSGGINFIFIIYLTLKPGALQKNNGGITTANIQGYYEARTFYKPIHNSTGFDSSKPDMRNTIHWEPMVKTDATGSAKVSFYNADPKTTVRVIVQGVTDTGEPVNAVKNYVVK